GTAGGCGAACTgactaattaatttgaaattaatatcgGATTCCTACGAAGAAAAagacgattaaaaaaaatttattgagtaaAGACACAAACTCACATCGAAACCCGATAGAGATTTTATGAGGTGTGACAATAAATTcgatatttcttcatttttacgaTGGGCTTCGCGACTTGCCATTATCTCCGCTGCCCTTAGGTGACCATGAAATTGGCGTAAATGGCCTTAAAATCACtttaaaacacaatttttgggAGCAGTTGGTTCGGTTTGTTTACTTCGaaacttttttgacatttgcATAATCAGGTCCGGATTTTGGGTGTGGCGCGCAACGAACGGGATCGTTCATAAATGACCTTCAAAAGatgtaaaatttgatttttaatttaattattttttagttttaaattatttttagaattaaaatctttaaaaatttcattaaaaaaattttaccttaaaaaatccataaaatcgttaaaaacgGTGATTTTTCCGAACCCTGGTCTCCATCTGACAGTTGCAACTGTCATTCAACTTCTGTTTTTAAATCCACCAGAATTTTCTGTGgcgaatttcatcaaatttcggCACATAAACTCGCTTGATACCAAAACTAACGTGATAAAACTACACATTAAGTGACAAATATGGATGATTCGAAGGAAGAAGTAAGTAATCCCGTGAAATATCgccaaaaaatcacaaaattcttCGCGTATTTGCATTTCGCTTGCGTcattgaaaattcatcaaaatttcgatGGTGATTGATCACACAATGTCCTAGCAACGGCCGCTTTTAGACTACTGCAAGTGGAAAAATCTAATGGAATTTCGTTTGTTTTGCAGAATCAATTTGTCGTGGACGATGTTTCGAAGATCATCAAGGAAGCAATCGAGAACACAATTGGCGGGAATGTCTATCAGCACGACAAAGTCAATAACTGGACGGGAGCCGTAGTGGAAAATTGCCTGAATGTCTTGACCAAATTACAAAAGCCTTACAAATACATCGGTGAGTTTTAgacttttaacaataattttgaaacaactCTTAATTTTCCGGCTTTCTTTTAGTTACTTGTATGATTATGCAGAAGAATGGCGCAGGATTGCACACGGCATCGTCCTGCTTTTGGAACAATGAAACAGACGGAAGTTGTACGGTGCGTTGGGAGAACAAGACAATGTACTGTATCGTTTCCGTGTTTGGCCTTGCAAtctaattaaatgtaaaaaaaaagatattttaagaaaagtaGATGAAGAAGTGATGAAAGACATTTTCCTGTTGGATGGAGCTTTGCgcgaaaaatgctcaaaattttaagtagatagcgttaaatttcgttttttggagatatttattttttaggaggCCATTTATTTTGTAGTTAGAGTCATTCACACAACTAAATACCTAGTTAGACGTGACTTGAAACATAATCAGTGTGTTCAATCCgcaccatcatcatcacccgttatgaagaaaaaaaaataccaattaaattatattttacgaATAACAAGCTTTCATGCGAATTCTGTAATAACAATTTGTATTATTtctaattctaattaaattttaagttttttattttgattaataaataaaatcattaatttgcaAACCaaatcttcaaatattttttggatgaGCGGAAGGTAAGGgtgttacaaaaatatatcttgTTTCACGTTTCCTTTACCccatcattttcattaaaattatcatgataaattgtgtttttgaaatacttttacgTATGATAtagataatttcttaaaatccattaaaaaaaat
The sequence above is drawn from the Culicoides brevitarsis isolate CSIRO-B50_1 chromosome 1, AGI_CSIRO_Cbre_v1, whole genome shotgun sequence genome and encodes:
- the LOC134837023 gene encoding dynein light chain Tctex-type, which produces MDDSKEENQFVVDDVSKIIKEAIENTIGGNVYQHDKVNNWTGAVVENCLNVLTKLQKPYKYIVTCMIMQKNGAGLHTASSCFWNNETDGSCTVRWENKTMYCIVSVFGLAI